ttTACATCacacaatatttatataatataattcaatatataattttaaattttattttttaaattatgcttAATCTGtgtagaatataaaaatattataatagacCTATCCATTTCGTAATAACGCAGCAATCCTCATGATAGGTCTCTTTAGATAAGAAACAAAGGAATCTGAAATGCAATGAAAGTTTTTTGAGGTTTCTATAAATAACTTCCATCTTTTTGGATTCACGGATGAGATTTCTCTTTGGAGAAATGTAATTTACTTGTCAGATGTGAATGTCATTTCCAACTATTGTCGGAAGTTGTGGCGGAGCAGAATTTATTCTGATTGGtttgtataaatttaatatatatatgtatatatatataattagttaatgaaaaatattttagacaaAAGGTGATTGCAGAaaagtaaatctacaaattaatatgatttgatgtaatacgtcagattataaaattatttttattataaaatatatctaacaaattcatgaaatcatatcaatttatgaatttatctttatgtaatttctttatatatgtaACACTTATCGTcaattaagataagatgaatataagtaaataacaagtcaagtttataaataaataataataataataataataataataataataataaaaagtagaagATGTTCATGAAAAACTCTAAAACCACatataatacaaaccaaaaCAACTGAATGGTAAATAACAATGCCAAGAGCTTTGTAGGGAACtcattatagttttaaaattcgAGTGGATGCTTGGAATTTAAGTTGGAAGCCATTCGCCACCTACTCCGAGGACCACCTTTGCACATTACGGGTTCTAAATTATATACCCTTTTAACCATTGAGCTACCATACATAGTTGGTGGGCCTTAATGACACAACAAAAACAGTAGACACGCAAGCAAGTTCAGCCCACCAAATTAGATGCAGCCCACCCAGCTTTAGCCAAGATGAGGCCTAAAACTGGACCTCAAATccctcattctttttttatttttttattttcttttttccttttctttgcttTCGAAATCTCATGCAAAAGCTCAGCTAATACAATAAACCCtcctttgaaaaaatatgagcTGCTTATTTACCATTTCTCTCAACAAGTTTAAACTCCCAGTGTTGCAAAACcccattgaaaataataataataataataataatcataattagaattttactattcattatttttatatactacacatcatttttatttttatttttaaaaataattttttaaaattaattaaatttttctactcatatctataatatataatatgaagaagatgaataaaacttttctaataataaaaacaaacgaAAACAATAAAATGGACTTTGGTCAATCGAGGAGTGGTCGTGTATGGAGCGCGTAGTCGGGAAGAATGCTAACCACAGACGATAAGAGAGGAGTCTGAGAAGAGATATATTCAGAGCGGGGCCCAGGAGACAGGTCAGACATCCCAAATCAGGTATAGCACACGTGGCCCAAACCTCTGTAGCGAATCGGAATCTCCAGCACGCTATCTTTATGCCACCTGGATATGGCGCGTCACCGTCAAACCAAAAATATCCCAAGGAACCTTAACCGAAGGAGTGGAGCGGTACCATTTAGACCACAGAGGTTGTTGTTCCCTGACGAACCAACACCTGGCACTACGAGACACCACAGCCTTAAGAACGGTGAAATCCTTTTGTTTTCAGTTTTCACAGGTACGGTACCAACCACAGCTCGGAGCCATCCCTTTTCATACCAAATTACACCTGTACCCTTAACCCAATCACTACtacttttattcaatattttttcctttttttttttaataattagttcAATAATTCAATTGCGTTTCGGTCCTTCAAGGAatcatagaaaatattatttgtaatcAATAATAATTACTGCAGTTCTTTTgttttacataattatattctatAACGAATGTGGCATTTTATCATGGTTTCGAATATATAAATCACATTAAACGTAGATAATAAGCCCTTTCAATTAGTTTCTAACAAACTCTTTTTTATATACACTGTCTGGTGTATATTggtgaataaataataaattatctaGATAATACTAAAGGTGGTATTTCTATTGGTATAAACTGGTATTTCATAGTTTTGAAGTTAAGAATTTGAGTCAGAACATAAATTTAAACTATTTGTTATAGTAAAACTTGATCTTTGGAGCATGGGATAAACTTTGAACTAGGTGAATATTTTGAATGTGCTGTGGTGGCGAGCTCATTCTTAGAATAATAGCTATGGTTCAAACTAGACATTTTGTAAATAAGAATGAGCTCTTATAATcacattcataaaaaattaatacgctGGTCGTCCCCATCTCTCCTTTTACTTAGAAGAAAAAAAGTCACATAGGTATTTTATTTCaatcactttattaaaaaaatattttaaatatctcaaattagacattacaaaattaaaataatacatgTAAATTacgaataaatatataaacaaaaataaaattaaaaatctatgGCCATAGAATTTAaaggtaaaaaatttaaaacaaaaaaaaaatatataatatttatatagataatataaaaataagaatttcaatacccaaaaaaataaaaaataataattgaaccGGTGGAGGGAGAAGTAGAAACCCTACCCTATGCTCGGCGCAGCTTACCGTAATCTGGAAGAGACAACCCATAAAGGTTAGCCAAAGTCTGTAGAAGGCAGTTTCGTTATTTGAAGTAAAAGGTGGGGGTTGTtttagtttactataagtctataaagACTACGCCCTACCCTTTCCTACATTCCCTTCGCTTCTTCCCACACATCCATTGATAACTCgcaggaggagagagagaaagaagaggaaaaaagtaGAGAGAGAAAATTCCCGAGAGAGAATTCAAAGACCGAATCGAACTTTTCCGGAAGAGGGAGGAGATGAAAAACTGCGAGCTCTGCAAGGCCCCTGCTCGGACTTACTGCGAATCGGACGAGGCGAGCCTCTGCTGGGACTGCGACGCCAAGGTCCACGGAGCCAACTTCCTCGTGGCTCGCCACTCCAGGACCCTCCTCTGCCACGCGTGCCAGACCCAAACCCCGTGGAGAGCGTCCGGTGCAAAGCTCGGGCACACGGTCTCCGTGTGCGAGGGCTGCGTCGCAGGAAACCGAAACAAAGATGAAGAGCGGGAGAGCCAAGGAGGTAATGAtgatgatctcgaagaaaatgaccATGATCAGTACGTGGATGACATAGTTGATGATGAGGAGGATGACGACGACAACGGTCATGGTGATAATTATGATGAGGAGGAGGGAGATAATCAGGTTGTACCGTGGTCTACGCCGCCTGCGGCGAGCTCTTCAAGTAGCGAAGAAGCGTCGGTGACAACGTTGGCGGTTAAGCGAATGCGTGAGAACGGTTTAGATCTTCGAAACGCTAAGGTTTGTGTACCCGCCTTCTTTCTCAAATCTCTCCGTTCTCAGTTTctgcttccattttttttttttttattcacaacatttcaatgcTTTTGGcgattgtgtttttttattagttttgcaTTATTTCCCCCGAATCGAGATTCAAACGAGCTGTTAGGATTTATTATTTCTTGAACAATAGCAGGACGATCTCAGCCGTTCTTCAACTGACCAACGGGAGAACGGCGGGGCGTTGACGGCTCAGGCTGGTGACGGAGAGGCGACTTCTGTTGACTCAATGAGGCCCCGGAAGAACCGGAGGACAGAACCGGTTCGTTCGGTTCAGGTCGATGGCGGTGCGGCATCATCTTCGACAATTATTGGGTCGCTCAGGAGAATCCGACGGCGAGATTAGTGAAGAATAGGGAGCTGTCGACTTGGATTCCTCGAATACTGTTAGCTGCCGATTAAAATTAACCCTCTTCCTAACGACAGTGAGTTGTTTGACAAATGAATGCATTAgctaatatgtaatactaattaatttagacggtttatatatatgatattaaggAGGAATGGGGGAGACGGAGATTGTGGTTGTGTTGCAATGTCGTTTCGTTAACAGTACGTATTCCTCTTTCGTCGTATGGTTCGGTGGGTGCAAACTTCGGAAaggacttttttattttttattttattttattttatttttaatgtttagaGAATAATTAccggagaaaaaaaatatattttaaactttaaagaaacaaaaatatagTACCACACTCAAAGTATGGAAGGCTCAAGAACTATTTATTGATCATCAAGTGCAGTAATTTGCATACTTTTCAGCtgccttaaaaaaaaatcaaaaactttACAATATTTGGTCGAGTAACTGAAAGGCAGAATCAAAAGACGTGTTAGAAAATCACAAGACTTAACACTAGCGGCCGGGAAGTTGagatcaaattgaaattagaatattattttttaatattattattattttaaaattaaaaaaagttatattattatattttttatataaaaattataatgataagatttagaagaaatattttcattatctaaacaaaattgaattgaattgtaaGTTAAAAATGCAAGAAGCCAAGAACACCAGTAATACACAATTTTGGCACATTCacataatataaaaacattCACATTTTATTATGAATTCGTAAAATGGTTGGCATTAAGGTTTTAGACTTCTTGTAAGGTTTGGCCGAATGATACTATGCTCATTATGCTTTAATTCAGCTAAAAAAAGGCTCATTGTTCTTTAGATGGGAAGAGAGAGCGCGGGGACGACACATCACATATATTCCCTCAaatgaaaaaagtaataataataataagaaaaagggGAAAATCCGTATATGGGTGTATACAGCATATATAGAGATTGGTGGTGATCGGAATAAGTAGCCACTAGCCAGACTCCAGAGTAGAGTACTGGTAGTAGAAATTGGAAAATGTCAGGAGATTGGCGTGGAAGAGGTTGAGGCACGCACAGTAAGCAATTGGTTGTGTGGAAGTCATGAGGTGGGGACCCCAACAATTGTAATGTATGGCTGACCCCCCCTCAAAACACACTTTTCAAATTGAGCCACAGACTCTGTATTTGTGCGCGTGTCATGGCCAATAGCCTCACGAACGAACCCAGAAGTAGAGCGAGCCACCAGCCCCCCACCCAACCCCAGCACGTATGATCTTTTTCCCCAAAACCAGCAGCGGCTGCTATGGTGGTTTTCCTGTCCTATCTTCTGTACAATCCTCATGACGTGTGGTTTTTAATCTAGCTTTTATAGTTTAGTTTCTGCACCTCTCGATGGTGCTTGTGGGTCATGTTGTAGCTTGCGCTGGCTTCAACATggcctctcttctaatcatgCCCATGCCCCTCTTTTGATGATTATCCGTTTgtacttttgtttttgtttttgttttttttttctttcttgttggtCAATATTTGATATTTTGGTTACTAACTTAccaaagatattttttattttttattattattattcttggTGCCATGTCCTTCacaaattaaagttaaaataattgaaatgaaCACTAGGTTCCTCATACagcttcttaaaaaaatatatagctgTCGTCGATTGTACGTTCGGTGGCCGGCCAATCCATCACATCGAGCCCAAAATGCATGGTATATAGAATTCCAAAGAAAAAACGTACATTGAGCTCTCACAACCATAGGACAGATTATATGGCTGTGAATGATTCTTTGGCTTCTTGGAAAACCCAGAAGCCGGTCAAccaataatatattctaataaattACTATATTAAATTCCAGGATAttgttgattttgaaaaaaatggtaaaGAACAGATTGGAGGAGTCGGGAGGAGGAATCAGAAAAGTTAAAAGAACCAGAGTTCTTGTGGTGCAGAATTGTTTTGAGTGTTTTGAGGAAAGAAAGATTGAATTGTCGTTTTGTGATAAAGTGGTGGTTGTGTTGTATGATTCGTACTGAAAAAATGTCTTGAAACCGAAACAAAACACCGTGTAAACATCACGTATGATCATGATGAGGACCTTCCTGAACTCCCCCGCATCAAGCTTCTTAGGATTCTGATGACCATGATTCTTACTATGTCTGACAGCGACAAACGAATTTTATGCATTTCTACACGTCAACATGACATGTTATATATCCTCCACCAGAAATGTTcttagattataaatttttataaattccaCATGATTTAacgtttattttattattaaaaaaacttatgATAAGAGTGTATCAGGAtaaattatattagtttataagcattttataaaattttctggCATTTAATTGTGTTGGAGTGACGCAGAAAGATGAAGTTtatgtaactatatataaatatatatatatatatatatatgttcatgcCCAACCCACCCTAAAATGGTGGAGAATAatggtattatttttaattttctcgtTTTACCAGGACGTACAATGAACGTGCAGGTggctttatttatattttatgctACCCCAATTACTCGTTAGTTTTGGCGGTAGTGAGGTGTGGCCTACATCTCTGTTACTTAGTACTTataatcaaatttcaaaaccatCCCTCCAATCGTGTCCACTGTCCattgattgataaaaaaaattttaagaaatgttttatataagcgattatataaaaataaatttacaaaataacgtaatttaatgtgatatattatattataaaattatttttattataaaataaatttaacgtatcatGTAATAaaagtcatatcaatttatagatttatttttatagaatttcttTATAGATACGTATAacactttttcttcttcttcttttatgtaTATATCTATAAAGTTTAGTTTCTAATATCAATCATGTAGATCAACTTGTTTTGTTATTCTTGTAAAGTATCTAACACATAATACGTATGCTAATTTGTAATAGCAGAATACATTCATAGACtactatcattaaaaaatagagGCAACTGCCGGATAGATAACTTATAGGAAGAAGTTAAAAAGTGCGACAACCATTGGCTCTAATAATTGGCCAATTGATTGTAGGGATAGTTTTCGGCCTAGTGGCTGGAAAAGAAACGATGCCAATGATGATGTGTAGCTGAGAAATTACGTATCTAAGATTCTCTGTGCATGACACGTATGCTAGTTGAAGATACGTGCATGACACGTATGGTTGGATTGGTCTTATTCGATGATATGAGCAAGAGTTATTTTCTTCCCATGCTCGAAATTTTTGACAAGTGTACGTGTTCATCGAACTTAATTTGTTCGGTGATTTCAGgtaatgattaattttttcTGTGATGAGAATTTTAGAGCAACGTGTCAGTCAGACTTGCCTTGTTCTTGGGATCACTGATCAAGAGTTAAATTCTTATGTTGTTCGGTATTACCAATCAGTGTGTCTTTTGGACTTGACTAATTGCTTAGCGAACGAATGAACGAAAGTAAGCTAGgattgcccttttttttttttttttttggtgatatTTAGAGTTAACGATCAATATGTAGTCGGAATGGCCTTGCTCCGTTATCTCAAGCAAGATTTACTTTAATTGAATCGTTTAGAATTATCGAGCAATGTGTCTGTCAGATTGAACTTATTTGATAATTTCAAACAAGGCTTATTTCTAAGCAATATGTCGTTTAGACAGACTACTGGCCCCGAGCAAGACCTAAGTCTAcattgtttttatatatgaagatGATTTTGAACACTGAATGTTTTGAACTAAACTaatgaaaatgtaaaataaagaaacacaacAATAGCACATTAGTTTGACATTGTTTAGTACGCTAACTCTTATGATTGACCatgtttttgtatattttaatggaaagaaaaaattattagattgTCTTCTTTCTAAATAACTCATACCATATGGtgttatttctaaaaataatcGCACATGAACCTAATCTTTATTGTGTTATAACATAGGAAGATGACcaaatttacttaaaattttgcaaaataaatataagggTTAAAAATGTAACTTTATTTAACAGATACAGTTTAATTAAGGAAAAATAAACAGtaagaagaagatggaaaaaaaaaaaaaacctggtaattttgccttaaaaaaaaaaatgaagaagaagaagaagaacatcaGGGACAAAAATGCAGCCCATCAGACACAAACCTCAAAGATAAAGATATAATTTTACAGATCAAACACATTAGAACATCAAGGACAAAGATGTAGATTTGCTCaattaaacataaacacaaacttcgaggataaaaatgtaattttttttacagttCACACTATTAATTACCACCATTATAGTGGCTTTTATAAATGAAGGATATGATGAACCCACACACGAAGTTATAAGCTGTCTCGATTCTTTTGCCTTGATAGTGGAGCTTGAAGAGACAAAACACAGCAAATGTCAGTTTGTATATATGTTTACTCAAACTACTGCACATcccattattaaataataataataataatattatatataatcatttttatatatttattatatattttattaatgtaattaattatattatttttttaatacgtaAATAATCGGATCAATAAAATACGTAAAATAATACTTACAAATAACTgtacaaaaaaatttttaaaaaggaaaaaccagGGTACCATTCGGCCAGTTGCAGCTTCTTGACGTCTACATTGCTTAAACATTCATGACTCTCTTCTCATCaagcatgcatgtatatatgaatAAAAGTATGCATGCGTGCTCATTCCGTGTACACAAAGTCATGTGACCCTTAAAATGGACCGACtttaaatgcatatatatata
This is a stretch of genomic DNA from Carya illinoinensis cultivar Pawnee chromosome 3, C.illinoinensisPawnee_v1, whole genome shotgun sequence. It encodes these proteins:
- the LOC122303871 gene encoding zinc finger protein CONSTANS-LIKE 4-like isoform X2, translating into MKNCELCKAPARTYCESDEASLCWDCDAKVHGANFLVARHSRTLLCHACQTQTPWRASGAKLGHTVSVCEGCVAGNRNKDEERESQGGNDDDLEENDHDQYVDDIVDDEEDDDDNGHGDNYDEEEGDNQVVPWSTPPAASSSSSEEASVTTLAVKRMRENGLDLRNAKDDLSRSSTDQRENGGALTAQAGDGEATSVDSMRPRKNRRTEPVRSVQVDGGAASSSTIIGSLRRIRRRD
- the LOC122303871 gene encoding zinc finger protein CONSTANS-LIKE 4-like isoform X1 — translated: MKNCELCKAPARTYCESDEASLCWDCDAKVHGANFLVARHSRTLLCHACQTQTPWRASGAKLGHTVSVCEGCVAGNRNKDEERESQGGNDDDLEENDHDQYVDDIVDDEEDDDDNGHGDNYDEEEGDNQVVPWSTPPAASSSSSEEASVTTLAVKRMRENGLDLRNAKQDDLSRSSTDQRENGGALTAQAGDGEATSVDSMRPRKNRRTEPVRSVQVDGGAASSSTIIGSLRRIRRRD